A window of the Athalia rosae unplaced genomic scaffold, iyAthRosa1.1, whole genome shotgun sequence genome harbors these coding sequences:
- the LOC125502189 gene encoding uncharacterized protein DDB_G0290803-like, producing the protein MVKTMKMIRLMEIVESTEMTRTTEIDKTMKRIETIAILKSTEMNKTMEIAQITKPMNTMEEVETIEKFDSGINGNEYNDGNRTNPENDENDGNYENDGNLTNDKTDENNGNGKIDENREIHEDHENDGNVEKDGNREIDPTSKSDENDNYDENHENCTNDENDKNNRRSEDDGNDENYETGRIDENDRNDESNENRGINVTSKNVENGTKDGDHKHDGNREIHKNHAENESYENNENRKIVELMEIGKLTEMVRAVFIVVTSMKVFSTILDLIFPVTSVGTLLLQGGENGRTATYNRSGMSTVPPEFANKGVDSDRITTQNCSGLSAKQPEFQGRDAESD; encoded by the exons ATggtgaaaacgatgaaaatgataagatTAATGGAGATCGTGGAATCAACTGAAATGACGAGAACAACGGAGATAGACAAAACCATGAAAAGGATCGAAACGATAGCGATCTTgaaatcaacggaaatgaataaaacaatggAAATCGCACAAATCACGAAACCGATGAACACAATGGAAGAAGTGGAAACAATAGAGAAGTT CGATTCTGGAATCAACGGAAATGAATacaacgatggaaatcgcacaAATcccgaaaatgacgaaaacgatggaaattatgaaaacgatggaaatcttACAAACGATAAAACTGACGAAAACAATGGGAAtggtaaaattgatgaaaatcgtgagattcACGAAGATCATGAGAACGATGGGAATGTAGAGAAAGATGGGAATCGTGAAATCGATCCAACTAGTAAGAGTGACGAAAAcg ACAATTATGATGAAAACCATGAAAATTGCAcaaatgacgaaaatgataAGAACAATCGACGAAGTGAAGACgatggaaatgatgaaaactaTGAAACTGgtcgaatcgatgaaaatg ATAGAAATGACGAGAGCaatgaaaatcgtggaattaACGTAACTAGTAAAAACGTCGAGAATGGTACAAAAGATGGAGATCATAAACACGATGGTAATCGTGAAATTCACAAGAATCATGCAGAAAATGAATCAtatgaaaacaatgaaaatcgt aaaatcgttgaattgaTGGAAATCGGGAAACTGACGGAAATGGTGAGAGCCGTGTTCATTGTTGTCACCTCTATGAAGGTCTTCTCAACTATTCTCGATCTGATTTTTCCTGTGACCTCG GTGGGTACGCTGCTTCTTCAGGGTGGAGAAAACGGTCGGACAGCTACCTATAACCGTAGTGGAATGAGCACTGTACCTCCAGAATTCGCGAATAAAGGTGTAGACAGCGATCGAATAACCACTCAGAACTGCAGTGGACTGAGCGCTAAGCAACCAGAGTTCCAGGGCAGGGATGCGGAAAGcgattga